The genomic stretch ATCAACAACACCATCAGTTTTTAACATTTAGACCCCAAAAAAACAACACCAGCAGTCCTCCGCGTCTGCATGCTATGTGTTACTTGTAGCTCATATTCTGACATGTCCGAATATTAACATCATTTATGGTAGCAATAACAAATACTTgaacattattaatatattattttatacccGTATTTAACTAAAGTTAAACAGGAGATAACAATCATTTCTAGCAAAACGATATCTTGTATTATGTTAATCAAGTAgcaaactatacatttttccaACAAACACCAAGAAATCAGTTAAGTCAAGTAAGACTGGGAGACGTCTGAAGGCCAAGCCCACGCAGAGGACAAGTATGAAGCCCAAACCCACCGAGAGATAGAAGATATATTTTCCGACCAAAATATCCACTCATCTCCTCCTCTCATTACTTTTGTCTGCACCGAAGCAAAAAGTTTCAGACTATCCAAATCCAGGGTTTCTTCTCCTACAATCAGATCATCGAAACCCTACTTTTCGAATCAGGTAGATTTGTGCGTTTTCGTATGAATACTGCCTTTGATCTGTCTCGAGCTTTTGTTTATGATCTTTTGGATTTGCTGTTgtctttgcaaaaaaaaaaaaattcaatgatTTTACATATGGTCACTGGTTTTGATGTTCTGTTGTACATCATTTTCTGTAATTTAACTGGATATTTGCTTAACTAGGTTCCTGTGATATGAtcaatatattgaatttttGATGAAGTGTGTTCTTTACCCTTATGAGTGTGCTAAATTCTTATTGTAACGTTGGTCTTCTTTCTCAGGTCTTAGCTTCTCCGTCGTTTGCCCCTCAGATCAACAAAGTTTCATGTCTGAGCTTGATTCCCAGATCCCTACTGCCTTCGGTAAAGTTCCACTTTGATCTATAGTCTACCTCTGATCATCTGCCTCATAAGTCTATTTCTTAGATGTTTGGTAACAGTTTAATATTTGGAACATGGGCTTTAGTAAACGTTTATCATGTGGGAATATTAATCTGAGCtaattagtgtttttttttttggttttgatttatgGCAGACCCGTTTGCTGATGCGAATGTTGAGGACTCAGGTGCAGGAACAAAAGAGTACGTCCACATCCGTGTGCAGCAGCGGAATGGTAGGAAAAGCTTGACAACTGTCCAGGGGTTGAAGAAAGAGTATAGTTACAGCAAGATACTTAAGGACCTCAAGAAAGAGTTTTGTTGCAACGGAACAGTGGTTCAAGACTCTGAACTCGGACAGGTTcgtgttttcttttttcaacaTTAACGTGGGTCAATTACTGTCTTTAATAGTGTTTTGTGTGTAAATGTGTAGGTTATTCAGCTTCAAGGAGACCAGAGGAAGAACGTCTCCACGTTCCTAGTCCAGGTAATGATCGCATTCTCACTGACAAAgctaaacattaaaaaaaacatttttgcattatctcatttcttttactttttattgGAACAGGCTGGGCTAGTGAAGAAGGACAACATCAAGATCCATGGTTTCTGAGCTGCATTGTCCCTAAGTCTGTTTGCCTTATATTCTGTTATTAAGTGTGTATCACTTTCACTATTGTTATCCTTCCCTTTCCAAAACATTTCCTCAAACTTCTTCTTTGATCTCTTGTTGCTGCTTGGTTTGTTTCGATTTAGACTCGGTATGATATTAAGAGACTATCTTTGTGTACTTGTTTACTACTTGTTTAATAAATAGATATGAAATTGTTGAATAACATATTCGTGTTTTGTAACTTCAGAactatacaaaaacaaaaggacCATTGATCCAATAGACTCCTAAAGTGAACCGCTAATCCATGAAAGACTCTGATGGCGCCCAGAGGGTTTGGAAAGTGTGGTAAATTACGAGATTAACCTCCGCGTTGATTGTTTTCTCTAATCGAGAGTTCAGCAATCCTCGAGTCGAGAGCATGGTGGTTTTTTTGTAGGTTAAACTACGAATAGAGAAGACAACAAAAACGTGAAGAGAAACGCAATTTAGGTTACTTTCCGAAATATCTGAAtcaattcaattttaattttcaatttttcatcATCCTCGTTTGGTTTCGTCTACATCTCGATCGCAGGTAAGAAGAGATGGAAGAGATGTTCGCTCTGATAGTCTCAATGATTCTCATAGCTGCGGTGATACCCTTGTTCTTGTGGAAACAACGTCGGGTAGACAGTAGTAGTAGTAGATCACGTGAGGAAGATGCAGCACCTCCGCTGGTAAAATTTCTCAACTTTCCTTTCATTGTTGGACGAAATggattttgacttttttttttttattattcgaCGCAGGTTCAGGCGCGTGAAAACGTGGGACGTGctactggtggtggtggtggtgggcgTAGAATGCGTCGGAGACCTGCAgcttctgctgctgctgctagctcctcttcttcatcaaaCGTTCAAGGTTTGTGCTTTACAACagccttctctctctctctctatcataAAGCTTccaactttatataaataaaagacaTGGGTTGTTAGATGTCTCCAACTTATACGTAATAGTTGGAGACAACCGTATGTTCAGGGGGTGTTAGTGGTAAGAGTTTCCTATATAGCCAGGGAGAACTCGAAACCAGTGACTCGAGAATagtcaaatagtttttttagtttcatttgttCACCTTGCTGTAAATCTAGCTTAAGATAACTGGGAGGGTATATtggaatgattttttttgggtaCCAATgtgaaaaaacagaaaatatcagTGGGAGTGAagatgaggatgaagatgaagcCGGTGGGAATCAGGCCAGAGCatcaaagaagaaagagaagaagcgACAAGAGCGAGAAGAACAAAGACAGGTGGGGCTAACAATCTCTTATCTCCATAAAATTCTTCTAATATTTTATCAGAAAATTCTGCAAGGATGAGAAAATTCTAGACCAGTTACAGAACGAACTACGGAAGCTTTACATTGTAGCTTCAGAATAGAGCATTGGTCTAGTACGTAAATTTTTAGACTTTCCTGATCAAAATATGTTTGTATTGTCTGGTGAAGGCTGAAGAAGCTGCACGGGAGTCAAGGAGTACAAAACAAGATTGGTATGCAGAGATGCGGAGGAAGAAGGACGAAGAGCGTGAGGCAGAGGAGCGGAAGTTGGTGGGTcaattgaataatatatatcgTTCTGTTTAGGCCTCCTTCTTTAGAAACGCTGAACTTAGCTAATTGTGACAATTTTTTAtgtaggaagaagaagaaaaagcacGACAAGCCAAGGAAGAAGAGGCAGCGGCGTTAGAGTTTGACAAATGGAAAGGAGAGTTCTCAGTCGATGCTGAAGGTACCACAGAGGAAGTGGAAGGTGGGAATCAAGATTTGCTTTCAGAATTTGTTGAATACATTAAGGTATTAtatcttcttgaataaccatTATAATCTTGATTCCGCGAAACCGAAACAAAACTGACAGTGAAGTATAGATAATACAAGTACTGTCTCATCCCATAACAGTGTGCATAAATGTTGAGCCTTCCTTTTTTGCTTGGTGTTGTGATTGCAGAAACAGAAATGTGTTCCACTTGAAGATCTTGCAGCAGAGTTTCATCTAAGAACTCAGGTATCATCTGGCTACTACATCTTCTATCTCACAAAGAAATGAATACGTTTTGTCATTGTCCTATAGTCTGATTTCACTATTTGTTTCTATAGGAATGCATCAACAGGATCGCCTCGTTGGAGAGCATTGgtattatctctctctctctctctctctctctatccaaTCATAAACTAGCATTCGTCTCGCAGTCTGTTGTTTAGTATGTTTATAATAAGCATGAAGCAATATGAAAGCTTGATGATTATGTATACATACATTATACATACATGTGTAACCGTGATGGGACTCTTGAGATCTGAATgccttgtcttttttttttcaattcaggGCGCCTCTCGGGGGTTATGGATGATAGAGGAAAATACATTTACATATCAATGGAAGAGATGAATGCGGTTGCGGAT from Raphanus sativus cultivar WK10039 unplaced genomic scaffold, ASM80110v3 Scaffold1713, whole genome shotgun sequence encodes the following:
- the LOC130504639 gene encoding protein translation factor SUI1 homolog 1 produces the protein MSELDSQIPTAFDPFADANVEDSGAGTKEYVHIRVQQRNGRKSLTTVQGLKKEYSYSKILKDLKKEFCCNGTVVQDSELGQVIQLQGDQRKNVSTFLVQAGLVKKDNIKIHGF
- the LOC108849788 gene encoding DDRGK domain-containing protein 1, which translates into the protein MEEMFALIVSMILIAAVIPLFLWKQRRVDSSSSRSREEDAAPPLVQARENVGRATGGGGGGRRMRRRPAASAAAASSSSSSNVQENISGSEDEDEDEAGGNQARASKKKEKKRQEREEQRQAEEAARESRSTKQDWYAEMRRKKDEEREAEERKLEEEEKARQAKEEEAAALEFDKWKGEFSVDAEGTTEEVEGGNQDLLSEFVEYIKKQKCVPLEDLAAEFHLRTQECINRIASLESIGRLSGVMDDRGKYIYISMEEMNAVADYIKRQGRVSISHLASKSNQFIDLEPKVQHELTEEISSVEEISVS